In Juglans regia cultivar Chandler chromosome 13, Walnut 2.0, whole genome shotgun sequence, the following proteins share a genomic window:
- the LOC108993375 gene encoding transportin-1-like, translated as MAASSAPWQPKEEGFREICGLLEQQISHSSSSADKSQIWQQLQQYSQFPDFNNYLAFIFARAEGKSVETRQAAGLLLKNNLRTEYKSMAPVNQQYIKSELLPCMGAADRHIRSTVGTIISVVVQLGGVLGWPELLQALVNCLDSNDINHMEGAMDALSKICEDIPQVLDSDVPGLAERPISIFLPRLYKFFQSPHASLRKLSLGSVNQYIMLMPTALYVSMEQYLQGLFVLAHDPASEVRKLVCAAFVQLIEVRPSFLEPHLGNVIEYMLQVNKDNDAEVALEACEFWSAYCDAQLPPEKLREFLPRLVPVLLSNMVYADDDESIVDAEEDGSLPDRDQDLKPRFHSSRLHGSDNVEDDDDDIVNVWNLRKCSAAALDILSNVFGDEILPTLMPIVQAHLSTTGDAAWKEREAAVLALGAIGEGCIHGLYPLLSEIVTFLIPLLDDKFPLIRSISCWTLSRFSKFILQGIGHQKGYEQFDNVLMGLLRRILDPNKRVQEAACSAFATMEEEAAEELAPRLEIILQHLMCAFGKYQRRNLRIVYDAIGTLADAVGGALNQPVYLDILMPPLIAKWQQLSNSDKEFFPLLECFTSIAQALGTGFSQFAEPVFQRCISIIQTQQVAKVDPVSAGVQYDKEFIVCCLDLLSGLVEGLGSGIESLVSHSNLRDLLLHCCMDDASDVRQSAFALFGDLARVCPIHLHPRLSEFLDVAAKQLNTPNLRETLSVATNACWAIGELAVKVRQEVSPIVLTVISCLVPILKHAEELNKSLVENSAITLGRVAWVCPEVVAPHMEHFMQSWCTALSMIRDDVEKEDAFRGLCAVVKVNPSGALGSLVFLCKAIASWHEIRSEDLHNDVCQVLHGYKQMLRNGAWDQCMSALEPPVKDKLSKYQV; from the exons ATGGCGGCGAGTAGTGCCCCATGGCAGCCCAAGGAGGAGGGGTTCAGAGAGATCTGCGGGCTCCTGGAGCAGCAGATTTCCCATTCCTCTTCCTCCGCCGACAAGTCCCAGATTTGGCAACAACTCCAGCAGTACTCTCAGTTCCCCGATTTCAATAACTACCTCGCTTTCATTTTCGCACGCGCCGAG GGTAAGTCGGTGGAAACTCGACAAGCTGCTGGCCTGCTCTTGAAAAATAACCTTAGAACCGAATATAAATCCATGGCTCCTGTAAACCagcaatatataaaatcagAGTTGTTGCCTTGCATGGGAGCAGCGGATAGGCACATTAGATCTACAGTTGGGACCATTATTAGTGTTGTTGTTCAACTAGGGGGAGTTTTGGGATGGCCTGAGTTGTTGCAAGCTCTAGTCAATTGCTTAGACAGTAATGACATCAATCACATGGAAGGTGCTATGGATGCTTTATCCAAG ATTTGTGAGGATATCCCTCAAGTTCTTGATTCAGATGTACCTGGCTTAGCTGAGCGTCCTATCAGCATATTTCTTCCTAGATTATacaag TTTTTCCAGTCACCACATGCCTCATTAAGAAAGCTTTCCCTGGGTTCTGTTAATCAATACATTATGTTGATGCCCACT GCTTTATATGTATCCATGGAGCAATATCTTCAGGGTTTGTTTGTTCTTGCTCATGACCCTGCCTCGGAAGTGCGGAAATTG GTTTGTGCAGCATTTGTTCAGCTAATCGAAGTCCGTCCATCTTTCTTGGAG CCACATCTGGGGAATGTAATTGAATACATGTTGCAAGTCAACAAGGATAATGATGCTGAAGTGGCTCTAGAGGCCTGTGAATTTTG GTCTGCATACTGTGATGCTCAGTTACCACCAGAGAAGTTACGAGAGTTCTTGCCTCGTCTAGTTCCG GTGTTGTTATCCAACATGGTTTATGCTGACGATGATGAATCCATTGTGGATGCTGAG GAGGATGGGTCTCTCCCAGATCGTGATCAG GATCTCAAACCTCGTTTTCATTCCTCACGACTTCATGGATCAGATAATGTGGAAGATGAT GACGATGACATTGTTAATGTATGGAATTTGCGGAAGTGCAGTGCTGCTGCCCTTGATATCCTCTCAAATGTGTTTGGGGATGAGATTCTTCCAACATTGATGCCTATAGTTCAG GCCCACTTGTCCACCACAGGTGATGCAGCCTGGAAAGAAAGGGAAGCAGCTGTCTTGGCTCTTGGTGCCATTGGTGAAGGTTGCATTCATGGTCTATATCCTCTTTTATCTGAG ATTGTCACATTTCTTATCCCTCTTTTAGATGATAAGTTTCCGCTCATTAGGAGTATTTCGTGTTGGACACTTTCTCGCTTCAGCAAATTTATTCTTCAG GGTATTGGACATCAAAAAGGCTATGAGCAGTTTGACAATGTTCTTATGGGTCTTTTGCGAAGAATACTGGATCCTAACAAGCGGGTGCAAGAGGCTGCTTGTTCAGCTTTTGCAACAATGGAAGAG GAGGCTGCAGAAGAGTTGGCACCACGCTTGGAAATTATTTTGCAGCATCTAATGTGTGCTTTTGGGAAATATCAG AGACGGAACCTCAGAATTGTATATGATGCTATTGGAACCTTAGCAGATGCTGTTGGTGGGGCCCTGAATCAG CCCGTTTATCTTGACATTCTGATGCCGCCATTAATTGCTAAGTGGCAACAACTTTCAAATTCAGACAAGGAATTCTTTCCGCTGCTGGAGTGTTTTACATCTATTGCACAG GCATTGGGAACGGGATTCTCTCAATTTGCCGAACCTGTATTTCAGAGGTGCATAAGCATCATTCAGACACAACAAGTGGCAAAG GTTGATCCTGTTTCAGCAGGGGTTCAATATGATAAGGAGTTTATTGTTTGCTGTCTTGATCTGCTCTCTGGACTTGTGGAGGGTCTTGGCAGTGGGATAGAGAGTCTG GTTTCACATAGTAATTTGAGAGACCTGCTTCTACACTGTTGCATGGATGATGCTTCTGATGTCCGACAGAGTGCGTTTGCTCTTTTTGGGGACCTTGCAAGA GTATGTCCCATTCATTTGCATCCCCGTTTGTCCGAATTTCTTGATGTTGCAGCGAAGCAACTG AACACTCCTAATCTGAGGGAAACTCTTTCAGTAGCAACTAATGCATGTTGGGCCATCGGGGAACTAGCGGTTAAG GTTCGTCAAGAAGTTTCTCCAATTGTTTTGACAGTTATTTCATGCTTAGTTCCAATCCTTAAACATGCAGAG GAGCTCAACAAGTCATTGGTAGAAAATAGTGCAATAACACTTGGAAGGGTTGCATGGGTTTGTCCGGAGGTTGTGGCACCACATATGGAGCATTTCATGCAGTCTTGGTGCACTGCTTTGTCTAT GATACGTGATGATGTTGAAAAGGAGGATGCTTTCAGAGGACTATGTGCTGTG GTTAAAGTAAATCCATCGGGGGCTTTAGGTTCACTTGTTTTCTTGTGCAAAGCAATTGCGAGTTGGCAT GAAATAAGAAGTGAGGATCTACATAATGATGTTTGCCAGGTGTTGCATGGTTATAAACAG ATGCTTAGGAATGGAGCGTGGGACCAATGTATGTCTGCCTTGGAGCCCCCAGTGAAGGACAAATTATCCAAGTATCAAGTGTAA